A stretch of Cylindrospermopsis curvispora GIHE-G1 DNA encodes these proteins:
- the ltrA gene encoding group II intron reverse transcriptase/maturase → MLVNGQRKQLENWSQINWRRIMKAVRNLRQRIFRARQLGNFRKLRSLQKLMLRSHANLLFAVRQITQTNRGKKTSGIDKEIINTPGERVKLVLEWNEVAPSPTRRVMIPKPNGKKRPLGIPTIRDRVMQTVVKNALEPEWEAVFEEHSYGFRPGRSCQDAIAQSFIRLKNGRDNWVLEADIKGFFDNIAHETILQNIGDFPKKELIKEWLKAGFIFQGKINPSERGTPQGGVISPLLANIGLHGLEFFIKSTNPKLGVVRYADDFIVTARDKESLKKARNQIQQWLREKGLELSSEKTLITSMVDGFDFLGFNLKHYDGKLLIKPSKKKVLALCKRLGMEVKSLNGREQEVVINKLNPILRGFANYYKGVVSKEIFDYISHRVWQYLWRWAKRRHPQKSKKWIKDRYFKSIKGNQWRFVCKRERRGKISLISVYPIDKTPIERHIKVKGSVSPDDPNLKEYWNKRHQKKGKSHWDKGSKYYEVAKIQNWKCPICGEPLLNGDGIETHHIVPVAKGGLDDIENLKHLHSACHKQVHSKPKLKGLK, encoded by the coding sequence ATGTTAGTAAACGGACAGAGGAAACAGCTTGAGAACTGGAGCCAAATCAATTGGCGACGGATAATGAAAGCTGTTCGAAATCTAAGGCAAAGAATCTTTCGTGCTAGACAACTTGGTAACTTTCGCAAGCTAAGGAGCTTGCAAAAGCTTATGTTACGAAGCCACGCAAACCTACTGTTTGCAGTAAGACAAATCACTCAGACCAATCGTGGCAAGAAAACATCTGGGATAGACAAGGAGATAATAAACACCCCAGGAGAAAGAGTGAAACTTGTACTTGAATGGAATGAGGTCGCACCTAGTCCTACAAGACGGGTAATGATTCCAAAACCAAACGGCAAGAAACGTCCCCTTGGTATCCCAACTATAAGGGACAGAGTCATGCAAACAGTAGTCAAAAACGCACTAGAACCTGAATGGGAAGCCGTGTTTGAAGAACATTCTTATGGATTCAGACCAGGTAGAAGTTGTCAAGATGCCATAGCACAGTCCTTCATAAGATTGAAAAATGGCAGAGACAACTGGGTTCTAGAAGCCGATATCAAAGGCTTCTTTGATAACATTGCCCATGAAACCATTCTACAAAATATTGGTGACTTTCCTAAGAAAGAACTGATAAAAGAATGGCTAAAAGCTGGTTTCATATTCCAAGGGAAAATAAACCCTTCAGAACGAGGCACACCACAAGGAGGGGTAATATCGCCCTTACTAGCTAATATAGGATTACATGGATTAGAATTTTTTATAAAATCTACCAATCCAAAACTTGGTGTGGTGAGATATGCTGATGATTTCATAGTCACAGCTAGAGACAAAGAAAGTCTCAAAAAGGCACGAAACCAGATACAGCAATGGTTGAGAGAAAAGGGTCTTGAACTCAGTTCTGAGAAGACGCTAATCACGTCAATGGTAGATGGGTTCGATTTCCTTGGCTTCAACCTCAAGCACTATGATGGCAAACTCCTTATCAAACCCTCGAAAAAGAAAGTGTTAGCTCTCTGTAAGAGGCTAGGGATGGAAGTCAAAAGTCTAAACGGTCGAGAGCAAGAGGTAGTCATAAATAAACTCAATCCGATTCTCAGAGGGTTTGCTAACTATTACAAAGGTGTAGTTAGTAAAGAAATCTTTGATTACATCTCTCATAGAGTATGGCAATACCTTTGGAGGTGGGCAAAGCGGAGGCACCCACAGAAGAGCAAAAAGTGGATTAAAGACCGCTACTTTAAATCAATAAAAGGCAATCAGTGGAGGTTCGTTTGTAAAAGGGAACGCCGTGGGAAGATATCGTTGATATCGGTCTATCCAATAGATAAGACACCAATTGAGCGCCATATAAAAGTTAAGGGTAGTGTGTCCCCAGACGACCCAAATCTAAAAGAATATTGGAATAAACGTCACCAAAAGAAAGGGAAATCACATTGGGATAAAGGCTCGAAATATTATGAGGTAGCCAAAATCCAAAACTGGAAATGTCCCATCTGCGGTGAACCACTACTCAATGGAGATGGAATCGAAACCCACCACATAGTACCTGTTGCAAAAGGTGGTCTGGACGACATAGAAAACCTGAAGCATTTGCACTCAGCGTGTCATAAACAGGTACACTCAAAACCCAAGTTGAAAGGCTTGAAGTAA
- a CDS encoding AAA family ATPase: MKFPFYVGKRTRQEDKLPAKLPISQRSQLLNPENYIPEPGLRDACNVALLLGQPLLLTGEPGTGKTQFAYHLAWELGFSTPLKFETKSTSTARDLFYTYDTLKRFQDIQNPSTLINPLDYINYQALGLAILRTREPSQINQYLPPELLHKEKVRSVVLIDEIDKAPRDFCNDVLNELEHIYFRVLELGNEKIEADPELQPIVIITSNSEKDLPEPFLRRCIYYNLPFPDKKSLQDIIANHLGTYVGNSNTFLQTALDLFYSLRAPQSGLRKKPATAELLNWLITLQKFTSDTNNPFNEPDKMLRTLSTLIKTAEDQQKATKIVEQWIQKTKTSQIG, translated from the coding sequence ATGAAGTTTCCGTTTTATGTAGGTAAGAGAACTCGTCAGGAAGATAAATTACCGGCAAAACTGCCAATATCTCAACGTTCTCAATTACTAAACCCAGAAAACTATATTCCAGAGCCAGGTTTGAGGGATGCTTGTAACGTGGCGCTCTTGCTAGGACAACCTTTACTGCTGACTGGAGAACCAGGGACTGGAAAAACTCAATTTGCTTACCATCTGGCTTGGGAACTTGGCTTTAGCACTCCCTTAAAGTTTGAAACTAAGTCCACTAGCACTGCCCGTGATTTATTCTACACCTATGATACTCTAAAGCGTTTTCAAGATATTCAGAATCCTTCTACTTTAATCAACCCTTTGGATTACATCAATTATCAAGCTCTAGGACTAGCTATTTTACGCACTCGTGAGCCATCTCAGATAAATCAATATTTACCACCTGAACTTTTACATAAGGAAAAAGTACGTTCTGTTGTACTAATTGATGAAATTGATAAAGCCCCCCGTGACTTCTGTAATGATGTCCTGAATGAGTTAGAACATATCTATTTTCGAGTTTTAGAGTTGGGTAATGAAAAAATTGAAGCAGATCCAGAATTACAACCGATTGTGATTATTACCAGTAACTCTGAAAAAGATTTACCAGAGCCTTTTTTACGTCGGTGTATTTATTATAATCTACCCTTTCCAGATAAAAAGAGCTTGCAGGATATTATTGCTAATCATCTTGGCACTTACGTTGGTAACAGTAATACTTTTTTACAAACAGCCTTAGATTTATTCTATAGTTTGCGCGCACCGCAAAGTGGATTGAGAAAGAAACCCGCAACGGCTGAGTTATTAAATTGGTTAATAACTTTACAAAAATTCACTAGTGATACAAATAATCCTTTTAATGAACCAGACAAAATGCTCCGTACTCTCAGTACCCTAATTAAAACTGCTGAAGACCAACAAAAAGCCACCAAAATTGTAGAACAATGGATACAGAAAACAAAGACATCCCAAATTGGTTAA